From Motacilla alba alba isolate MOTALB_02 chromosome 9, Motacilla_alba_V1.0_pri, whole genome shotgun sequence, a single genomic window includes:
- the NEU2 gene encoding sialidase-2 isoform X1: MGSQCSSFPRALERNCSTMAAFPVLEQETLFRNGTWSYRIPALLYLPRFSMILAFAEEREDLVDEHAKLIVMRRGVYEPATQHVQWKRMETLVSAQLEGHRSMNPCPVYDEVSGKLILFFIAVPGKISEQHQLRTKINLVRLCYVTSMDQGRTWSAAQDVTDRTIRNEYNNWATFAVGPGHGLQLLDEARSLVIPAYAYRILDPKQHPTPHAFCFISSDHGTTWEKGNFVGEESAVECQVAEVHTCGRKVLYCNARSNRGARIQAVSYNHGLNFEGGQRVETLIEPPLGCHGSITAFPPPPDARCQDSWLLYAHPTDPRGRKDLGIYLNKSPLNPAHWTKPSILFKGLCAYSDLQYMGVGPDGSPLFSCLFEYGTHRQCEEMIFVMFTLKQAFPSEH, from the exons CACAATGGCTGCGTTCCCTGTCCTGGAGCAAGAAACGTTATTCCGGAACGGTACCTGGAGCTATCgaattccagccctgctctaCCTGCCGCGGTTCAGCATGATCCTGGCCTTCGCTGAGGAGCGAGAGGACCTGGTGGATGAACATGCCAAGCTGATAGTCATGCGCAGAGGCGTGTATGAGCCAGCCACGCAGCACGTTCAG TGGAAAAGGATGGAGACCCTTGTCAGTGCACAGCTGGAAGGCCACCGATCTATGAACCCCTGCCCGGTATATGATGAAGTCTCGGGGAAACTCATCTTGTTCTTCATAGCCGTTCCTGGAAAGATCTCTGAGCAGCATCAGCTGAGGACAAAGATCAACTTGGTACGTCTCTGCTATGTCACCAGCATGGACCAAGGACGCACCTGGAGTGCTGCCCAGGATGTCACTGACAGAACTATTAGGAATGAGTACAACAACTGGGCCACGTTTGCGGTGGGGCCAGGTCATGGATTACAATTGCTCGATGAGGCCCGGAGCCTTGTGATTCCTGCCTATGCCTATCGTATCTTGGACCCCAAGCAACACCCCACGCCTCATGCCTTCTGCTTCATCAGCTCTGACCATGGGACAACATGGGAGAAGGGGAACTTTGTGGGGGAGGAGAGCGCAGTAGAGTGCCAGGTAGCAGAGGTGCATACCTGTGGCAGAAAGGTCCTTTACTGCAATGCAAGGAGCAACAGGGGAGCCAGGATCCAGGCTGTCAGCTACAACCATGGGCTGAACTTCGAGGGAGGCCAGCGGGTTGAAACGCTAATAGAGCCTCCCTTGGGATGCCATGGAAGCATTACTGCCTTTCCACCTCCCCCGGATGCCAGATGTCAAGACAGTTGGTTACTCTACGCTCATCCTACAGACCCAAGGGGTCGAAAAGATTTAGGAATTTACCTCAACAAAAGCCCTTTAAATCCAGCACACTGGACAAAACCCAGCATACTCTTCAAGGGCCTGTGTGCTTATTCAGATCTGCAATACATGGGCGTTGGGCCCGATGGCTCACCTTTGTTCTCCTGCCTCTTTGAATATGGGACCCACAGACAATGTGAAGAGATGATTTTTGTCATGTTCACTTTGAAGCAAGCCTTTCCCTCAGAACACTGA
- the NEU2 gene encoding sialidase-2 isoform X2 — translation MAAFPVLEQETLFRNGTWSYRIPALLYLPRFSMILAFAEEREDLVDEHAKLIVMRRGVYEPATQHVQWKRMETLVSAQLEGHRSMNPCPVYDEVSGKLILFFIAVPGKISEQHQLRTKINLVRLCYVTSMDQGRTWSAAQDVTDRTIRNEYNNWATFAVGPGHGLQLLDEARSLVIPAYAYRILDPKQHPTPHAFCFISSDHGTTWEKGNFVGEESAVECQVAEVHTCGRKVLYCNARSNRGARIQAVSYNHGLNFEGGQRVETLIEPPLGCHGSITAFPPPPDARCQDSWLLYAHPTDPRGRKDLGIYLNKSPLNPAHWTKPSILFKGLCAYSDLQYMGVGPDGSPLFSCLFEYGTHRQCEEMIFVMFTLKQAFPSEH, via the exons ATGGCTGCGTTCCCTGTCCTGGAGCAAGAAACGTTATTCCGGAACGGTACCTGGAGCTATCgaattccagccctgctctaCCTGCCGCGGTTCAGCATGATCCTGGCCTTCGCTGAGGAGCGAGAGGACCTGGTGGATGAACATGCCAAGCTGATAGTCATGCGCAGAGGCGTGTATGAGCCAGCCACGCAGCACGTTCAG TGGAAAAGGATGGAGACCCTTGTCAGTGCACAGCTGGAAGGCCACCGATCTATGAACCCCTGCCCGGTATATGATGAAGTCTCGGGGAAACTCATCTTGTTCTTCATAGCCGTTCCTGGAAAGATCTCTGAGCAGCATCAGCTGAGGACAAAGATCAACTTGGTACGTCTCTGCTATGTCACCAGCATGGACCAAGGACGCACCTGGAGTGCTGCCCAGGATGTCACTGACAGAACTATTAGGAATGAGTACAACAACTGGGCCACGTTTGCGGTGGGGCCAGGTCATGGATTACAATTGCTCGATGAGGCCCGGAGCCTTGTGATTCCTGCCTATGCCTATCGTATCTTGGACCCCAAGCAACACCCCACGCCTCATGCCTTCTGCTTCATCAGCTCTGACCATGGGACAACATGGGAGAAGGGGAACTTTGTGGGGGAGGAGAGCGCAGTAGAGTGCCAGGTAGCAGAGGTGCATACCTGTGGCAGAAAGGTCCTTTACTGCAATGCAAGGAGCAACAGGGGAGCCAGGATCCAGGCTGTCAGCTACAACCATGGGCTGAACTTCGAGGGAGGCCAGCGGGTTGAAACGCTAATAGAGCCTCCCTTGGGATGCCATGGAAGCATTACTGCCTTTCCACCTCCCCCGGATGCCAGATGTCAAGACAGTTGGTTACTCTACGCTCATCCTACAGACCCAAGGGGTCGAAAAGATTTAGGAATTTACCTCAACAAAAGCCCTTTAAATCCAGCACACTGGACAAAACCCAGCATACTCTTCAAGGGCCTGTGTGCTTATTCAGATCTGCAATACATGGGCGTTGGGCCCGATGGCTCACCTTTGTTCTCCTGCCTCTTTGAATATGGGACCCACAGACAATGTGAAGAGATGATTTTTGTCATGTTCACTTTGAAGCAAGCCTTTCCCTCAGAACACTGA